One genomic region from Sulfurimonas sp. hsl 1-7 encodes:
- the rplM gene encoding 50S ribosomal protein L13 has product MKFTKIASAEQIDQKWVLIDAEGKTFGRLISEVATTLRGKNKPCYTPNIDCGDYVVIINASKVKFNGLGKIANKEYHSHSGYFGSTKSVKMTELLEKNPEKLYKLATRGMLPKTKLGAKMLKKLKVYAGDQHPHTAQIAK; this is encoded by the coding sequence ATGAAATTTACTAAAATTGCTTCTGCTGAACAAATCGATCAAAAATGGGTTTTGATTGACGCAGAGGGTAAAACATTCGGTCGTTTAATCAGTGAAGTAGCTACAACTCTTCGTGGTAAAAACAAACCATGTTATACTCCAAATATCGACTGTGGTGACTACGTAGTTATCATCAATGCTTCTAAAGTAAAATTTAACGGTTTAGGTAAAATCGCTAATAAAGAGTACCACTCTCACTCTGGTTACTTCGGTAGTACAAAAAGTGTTAAAATGACTGAGCTTTTAGAGAAAAACCCTGAGAAACTATATAAATTAGCTACTCGTGGTATGCTTCCTAAAACTAAGCTTGGTGCAAAAATGCTTAAAAAATTAAAAGTATATGCAGGTGACCAACATCCTCACACTGCACAAATTGCTAAGTAA
- a CDS encoding DUF945 family protein codes for MKKVSILIVLVIGVLATLPIIGNKYVSSTMDERVNELKNHGLEVKESLETSSYLTTSKHYEFLLQDSAKFIDFLNQYATNQIPPYVDSLINGVVVGVDVEHSNIPFFSTIALDIYPIDFSEKMMESLKKNDINFYKQLDSFLATKGLSYHMNYHLSSEQFDGYIKDIEQTFKAEDGTTLTLFLNDTKFDGKGRLIAPQSSLFHIGKLNLNIVDKRDKFVFNVENFQGSSDFTSKATYNTDLSVKNFKFIVDEKNDALYMNVNDFSGKFASDDQGEKTKLFGTSAFKEMTIEGSELDLAVKEFKYEFALSQLDKELFDKLQTLVADQNVKTGRTTSKEIEKVIIDLFSKGLELNIKNISVDDIIYNKTKEYKGFSFNSLVNIKADPDLAVKMKQMPMDALNNIDMSSELVLSKELYQELENKGLNIYTYAEVQENSVKFKSTYKNGQLLVNGKPIN; via the coding sequence ATGAAAAAAGTTTCGATACTCATCGTATTAGTTATTGGTGTTTTAGCCACTTTACCAATCATTGGAAATAAGTATGTCAGCTCTACGATGGATGAAAGAGTTAATGAACTTAAGAACCATGGTTTAGAAGTGAAAGAATCACTAGAAACAAGTTCCTATCTTACAACCTCTAAACACTACGAATTTTTACTTCAAGATTCTGCAAAATTTATAGACTTTTTAAACCAATATGCTACAAACCAAATACCCCCTTATGTAGATTCTTTGATCAACGGTGTAGTAGTCGGTGTAGATGTCGAGCACAGTAATATTCCTTTTTTTAGCACAATAGCACTAGATATCTATCCTATAGATTTTTCTGAAAAAATGATGGAATCTTTGAAAAAAAACGATATAAATTTTTATAAACAGCTTGATAGCTTTCTTGCGACTAAAGGTCTTAGTTACCATATGAACTATCATCTATCAAGTGAGCAATTTGACGGTTACATTAAGGATATTGAACAAACATTCAAAGCAGAAGACGGTACTACGTTAACACTCTTTTTAAACGACACAAAGTTTGATGGAAAAGGGAGGTTGATAGCACCTCAAAGTTCACTTTTTCATATAGGAAAACTCAATCTTAACATTGTAGATAAAAGAGATAAGTTTGTATTTAACGTGGAAAATTTTCAGGGGAGTTCAGATTTTACATCTAAAGCAACTTACAATACGGATCTAAGTGTGAAAAACTTTAAATTTATTGTAGATGAAAAAAATGATGCTCTGTATATGAACGTAAATGACTTCAGTGGAAAGTTTGCTTCTGATGATCAAGGGGAAAAAACTAAACTTTTTGGAACTTCGGCCTTTAAAGAGATGACTATAGAAGGTTCTGAACTTGACTTGGCAGTTAAAGAGTTTAAATATGAATTTGCACTCTCACAACTTGATAAAGAGTTGTTTGATAAACTGCAAACATTAGTGGCTGACCAAAATGTAAAAACAGGTCGTACAACGTCAAAAGAGATCGAGAAGGTGATAATCGATCTGTTCTCAAAAGGTTTAGAGTTAAATATTAAAAATATCTCTGTTGATGATATTATCTATAACAAAACTAAGGAGTATAAAGGGTTTAGTTTTAACTCTCTTGTAAACATTAAAGCAGACCCGGATCTTGCAGTAAAAATGAAACAAATGCCGATGGATGCTTTAAATAACATAGATATGAGTTCTGAACTGGTACTTTCAAAAGAGCTCTATCAAGAGTTGGAAAATAAAGGGCTCAATATATATACATATGCGGAAGTGCAAGAGAATAGTGTGAAGTTTAAATCAACCTATAAAAACGGACAACTTCTTGTGAACGGGAAACCGATTAACTAA
- the rpsI gene encoding 30S ribosomal protein S9 yields the protein MANKIYATGRRKSSIAKVWLTPGSGKITVNGLSLDAFLGGLEAKKLRVKQPLNITKQDGAVDIVATTLGGGFGGQADALRHGISRALVKFNPELKAILKPEGMMTRDSRVVERKKPGKRKARRSRQFSKR from the coding sequence ATGGCAAATAAAATATATGCAACTGGTCGTCGTAAAAGCTCAATCGCTAAAGTTTGGTTAACTCCAGGTAGCGGTAAAATTACTGTAAACGGTCTTTCTTTAGACGCGTTTTTAGGTGGTCTTGAGGCGAAAAAACTTCGTGTTAAACAACCATTAAACATTACTAAACAAGACGGTGCTGTAGATATCGTTGCTACTACTTTAGGTGGTGGTTTCGGTGGTCAAGCTGACGCTCTTCGCCACGGTATTTCTCGTGCATTAGTAAAATTTAACCCAGAGTTAAAAGCTATCCTTAAACCTGAAGGTATGATGACTCGTGATTCACGTGTTGTTGAACGTAAAAAGCCAGGTAAAAGAAAAGCACGTCGTTCTCGTCAGTTCTCAAAACGTTAA